In a genomic window of uncultured Flavobacterium sp.:
- a CDS encoding metallophosphoesterase family protein: MRTFVIGDIHGGLLALEQVMKRAEITTQDTLIFLGDYVDGWSQSPQVIDFLIDLKSKQNCICIKGNHDDLLLSWFRNETEEIDETSWYKHGGEATVKAYEKVTPETIKIHIAFLESLEDYYLDEENRLYVHAGFTNVNGITYEYFPKLFFWDRTLWETALSLDPNLKEGDLFYPKRFTLYKEIFIGHTPVTRIGETVPVQKANVWNVDTGAAFKGPLTMMNVETKEFYQSDPLNELYFDEKGRN; the protein is encoded by the coding sequence ATGCGAACATTTGTTATAGGCGACATACACGGCGGATTACTAGCGCTTGAACAAGTGATGAAAAGAGCCGAAATTACGACCCAGGATACTTTGATATTCTTAGGCGATTATGTTGATGGATGGAGCCAGTCGCCACAAGTAATTGATTTTCTGATTGACTTAAAAAGCAAACAAAATTGTATTTGCATTAAAGGAAATCATGACGATTTACTACTGTCATGGTTTAGAAACGAAACTGAAGAAATTGACGAAACTTCGTGGTACAAACACGGTGGTGAAGCAACTGTAAAGGCTTACGAAAAAGTAACTCCCGAAACAATCAAAATTCATATTGCATTTTTAGAATCGCTGGAAGATTACTATCTCGACGAAGAAAACCGTTTATATGTACACGCAGGTTTTACAAACGTGAACGGTATAACATATGAATATTTCCCTAAATTATTCTTTTGGGACAGAACATTGTGGGAAACGGCACTTTCATTAGATCCAAATCTTAAAGAAGGTGACTTATTTTACCCTAAACGATTTACTTTATACAAAGAAATTTTTATTGGACACACGCCTGTAACCAGAATCGGTGAAACGGTTCCTGTCCAAAAAGCCAATGTATGGAATGTAGATACCGGCGCAGCTTTTAAAGGTCCGCTAACAATGATGAATGTCGAAACCAAAGAGTTCTATCAAAGCGATCCGTTAAATGAATTGTATTTCGACGAAAAAGGTAGGAATTAA